A region of the Candidatus Methylacidithermus pantelleriae genome:
ATGGGATCCCATGGCAAGTTTCTGGAAAGGGTTTTTTGTCGTATCGACCTTTCTTTTAACTTTTCTTTCCCTACTGGGAGAACCCCCGGCTGAGGAAAGGGCTGAGTTTTTTATCCTACCCCTCTTTTCGGCGGCGGGAATGTGTCTTTTAGCCTCCGCTCGAGATTTTTTGGTCCTTTTTGTGGCGCTGGAGCTTGTAACGCTCTCGCTCTACGTGCTGGTAGGGTATCAGAGGGGTGATGCGGCTGCGCTGGAAGCCGCAGTCAAGTATTTGATTGTGGGCGCTCTTGCCAGTGCTTTTGTTGTCATGGGAATTGCGTATATCTACGGAGCGACCGGAAGCACACAATTTGACGAGGTGGCTGCGCGGGCTGCCCGGATCCGGGACGAGAAACTCCTGCTTCTTGTGGCAGGAGTGCTTCTTTTACTTGTCGGGTTGGGATTTAAGACCACAACGGTACCGTTCCACGCATGGGCTCCGGACGTCTATCAGGGAGCTCCGACCCCGGTGACCGCTTTTTTGGCCGTGGCTTCCAAGGCGAGTGGATTTGTGGCTCTCCTGCGAGTTCTCAACCTGCCGTTGGCAGCAGGTGTTCTCCGGGACCGATGGATACCGGCTCTGGTTCTCTGCGCCGCGCTATCGGTGCTTCTGGGAAATCTTGCCGCGATCCCGCAGCGCAATGTCAAAAGGATGCTTGCCTATTCGGGGATCGGACACGCGGGCTTTCTTTTAATCGGCCTTTCTTCTGGGAACCCGGTAGGGTGTGCGTCGGTCCTCTATTACCTGTGGGCCTATCTTCTAGCCATTTTTAGCGCCTTTCTGGTTCTTGTTCTTGTCGGGCGGGAGGGAGGCGGAGACAACCTGAGTGATCTAGCGGGCCTTTACCGGCGTTCCCCTTTACTTGCCTGGTCCATGGCCCTGGCCATGGTTTCCTTGGCTGGGATCCCACCACTGAGTGGTTTTTTTGGAAAACTCATGGTGTTTCTTGCGGCTTGGCAGAGCGGTCACTATCTATTGGTGGCTGTAGGACTGGCCTGTGCTGCAGCTGGTCTCTACTACTACCTGGGGGTGATCCGGGTCATGTTTTGGTCCGAGCCCTCCCATCCCCAAACGGTTTTGGTGCCCTGGCCTGCGCAAGTCGTCCTCTACGTTCTTTTAGGGGCTCTGGTCTTTCTTGGCCTCTACGCCCAACCGCTTTTGGAAGCAGTCGCCCGGATCGTCTCGTAAATTGGCAGCCGCAAAGCTGCAAGCCCCTTCCAGACGCCCAGGCGGCTGCGGAGCTCTTCAGGGAGTTCAGGCTTTGCCAGGCGGATAGCCTATCGAACTTGTCAACCGACCCGGTTGGGTAACCGGCATGGAGGTAGGCGTGTTGGTGATAACCCTAGAAGACATAGACAAACGTATACGGATTTCGATTCGCCTTCTGGATGCATCGGCACAGGTGAGAGGTGCGACGCGTATTGTGTGGGCCGGCTTGTATACAGGGCCATCCCCGGTTGGGCTCTTTTGGTCGCTCCAAAAGACGAAGAGCTTCGTCCAGCACCCGGGAGAGTCAAACTTCCCCGGATCGGCCTTGGGGTTCTGCGATAGGGGCGGGGATAGGATCTTACGTCCCCAAAGACAAGAGCCACTGGTCTGGGTTTGAGAGGATCGCCGATGCACGGAGTATCGGAGGGGCTATTCAAGGCCAGCCCGTCCATCGGGATGGCTTAGCGATCGAGCCATTGGAACGCGGGCCCTAGCACCTGTGGGAGCTTTGGCCTAAAAGGGGCTGCGGCTGTTTTCTTCTCACAGTAAGTCATCCTAGCTAGTGCTTGGTCTCCACCGAGCCAACGCAACTGCAAGTAGCCCAGGGCCCAAGGGAGATCTTCAGCCCGCTCCATGGATGTAAGCATAAGGGCATCTAACCCATTCGAGTGGGAAAGGCTGGGATCCATTGCAACCACGAGAAACCGAACAAAACCTTAACCGCCGGGTCTTGTCGCGCTTACAGGAGGAGTCGCATAGGCAAGGGAGGGAACCGGCAGGTGAGCGAAAAGTCCAAAGCCAACGCAAGTCGAGCGATAGCCGAGCCGCAACAGGGGTCATGTCAAGCTTTGGCCTACCCGCAAGCCATCCGACGAAGCATTTTTGCGGGTATTGGCCGGGGCTTCGCAAGAGATTCAAAGCGGTGCATGCAGCGCATGTCCGGTCGGGGGACAATGGACAGCCTCCCGCGCCTTTTTCTTAGAAAACGCGGAAATTGGGCGCTATTGACGCTTTGTGGGTGAAACCCCGGCACGCGAAATCATGGGCAACGCTTTTCGGGCGGCGTCCCGGACGGTCTTCCCTGGTAGGAAAAGGGTTGTCTATGGTTTTAGGAAAGGGCTTGTGGGTTTGCGGAACGTAAAAGAAGAGTCTTTGTTTCTAGGCCCAGTTCCTTCTTGCGGAGTCAGGGTGAATAAAATCCTTTCCTAGCCAAGAGCTCCCAAGAAGTGCCCGGGTAGAAAAGAGTTTTTACCAATGGAGGATAAGTCCTGTTCTGTCCAACTCCAAGGAGGCTCCCGAGGGCGCGAGATTGCGCCGAGCGCGGGCTTACACAAGAGCTTGGAGTCTTGGCCCTCTCCGTGGATCTTGGCGCCATCGACAGGGCAGCGGCTCGATTGGGAGGTCGTCTTTGGGAGGAAGGCTCCAGTCGTTCTCGATCTTGGGGCAGGGGAGGGAAGCTTTTCGTTAGCTTACTCGGTTCGCCACCCTGGCAAGAACATTATGGCTGTGGAACGGAAAGCTGAAAGGGCTCGGAAGGCTGCCAGCAGGGCACAGCGTTTGGGACTTGACCATGTGAAAGTCCTTCACTGTGACATTGGGTATTTCCTCCGTTGTTTTGTCCCTCCGAGCTCTATATGGGAAATTCATCTTCTTTTCCCCGACCCGTGGCCAAAACGGAGGCATGCGAAACGGCGCCTGATTACCCCAGCATTCGTTTCCGACGTTGTATTGGCGTTGCTTCCCGGCGGGTTTGTGCGCTTTGTGACTGACCAGGCTTTCTATTTTGAACA
Encoded here:
- a CDS encoding NADH-quinone oxidoreductase subunit N encodes the protein MSFETFVMLLSPEALLVGVALGLLSLQSFFPLPSRRVGELVLLATGLVSLAILFTRGYHGIFWHGAYVWDPMASFWKGFFVVSTFLLTFLSLLGEPPAEERAEFFILPLFSAAGMCLLASARDFLVLFVALELVTLSLYVLVGYQRGDAAALEAAVKYLIVGALASAFVVMGIAYIYGATGSTQFDEVAARAARIRDEKLLLLVAGVLLLLVGLGFKTTTVPFHAWAPDVYQGAPTPVTAFLAVASKASGFVALLRVLNLPLAAGVLRDRWIPALVLCAALSVLLGNLAAIPQRNVKRMLAYSGIGHAGFLLIGLSSGNPVGCASVLYYLWAYLLAIFSAFLVLVLVGREGGGDNLSDLAGLYRRSPLLAWSMALAMVSLAGIPPLSGFFGKLMVFLAAWQSGHYLLVAVGLACAAAGLYYYLGVIRVMFWSEPSHPQTVLVPWPAQVVLYVLLGALVFLGLYAQPLLEAVARIVS
- the trmB gene encoding tRNA (guanosine(46)-N7)-methyltransferase TrmB, with the protein product MAPSTGQRLDWEVVFGRKAPVVLDLGAGEGSFSLAYSVRHPGKNIMAVERKAERARKAASRAQRLGLDHVKVLHCDIGYFLRCFVPPSSIWEIHLLFPDPWPKRRHAKRRLITPAFVSDVVLALLPGGFVRFVTDQAFYFEQAVEHFGRQKELQPEKEEVGSFPPSKFETIFLAQGLPVYRAIWRKIGGVLEQELPCALSGISVR